From a single Coturnix japonica isolate 7356 chromosome 25, Coturnix japonica 2.1, whole genome shotgun sequence genomic region:
- the LOC107324371 gene encoding keratin, type I cytoskeletal 9-like: MFSYLKKSRVLSCCKNEEIMGVVWCFLFLFQIFQYLRGRCSRPNRGYSNGISSHYGDTSTLHGRGSLFCSGEGSIIYTRGAAPTSSPYSITVGCTPGSDGVTVISGGDSEGASGWGTTGGTVPTYSPRGATGYGSEDTGWGMVGGSGGGGGSGWYSGKLGVGRGSGYGYGASQKQKAVSTSAGQDLYGGASGYGTGGEFSSGGAGMAQAMQQKCPVVIPNIEPQQIKQSCQWPPSQKK; encoded by the coding sequence ATGTTCTCCTATTTGAAGAAGAGCAGAGTGTTGTCATGCTGTAAAAACGAGGAAATAATGGGTgttgtttggtgttttcttttcctctttcagatcTTTCAGTATCTCCGAGGGAGATGCTCCCGCCCCAACAGGGGTTACAGCAATGGCATCTCCTCACACTATGGGGACACATCGACCCTGCATGGACGTGGCTCCCTCTTCTGCAGCGGAGAGGGCTCCATCATCTACACCCGAGGAGCTGCACCCACATCCTCCCCATACAGCATCACAGTGGGGTGCACACCCGGCAGCGATGGGGTCACTGTAATATCTGGGGGTGATAGTGAGGGGGCATCGGGATGGGGCACAACGGGGGGGACAGTCCCAACCTATAGCCCTCGTGGAGCAACGGGATATGGCTCTGAGGACACAGGATGGGGTATGGTTGGTGGTTCAGGGGGTGGCGGAGGATCAGGATGGTACAGTGGGAAACTGGGTGTTGGGAGAGGCTCTGGTTATGGGTATGGTGCATCGCAGAAACAAAAGGCTGTAAGCACAAGTGCTGGACAGGATCTGTATGGTGGAGCATCAGGCTATGGCACCGGGGGAGAGTTCAGCTCTGGAGGTGCTGGGATGGCACAGGCTATGCAGCAGAAGTGCCCTGTGGTCATCCCCAACATTGAGCCCCAACAGATcaagcagagctgccagtgGCCCCCCAGCCAGAAGAAGTGA